The following proteins are encoded in a genomic region of Arachis stenosperma cultivar V10309 chromosome 4, arast.V10309.gnm1.PFL2, whole genome shotgun sequence:
- the LOC130975952 gene encoding uncharacterized protein LOC130975952, with protein MAFYRKYFPESMRETKDLEFMQLNQDSLSMAEYTSRFENLCRFSRICQGAPESYESWKCVKYQGGLEDIIMAIVTPLEIRIFFELVNKARVVEDCAKKEAKVRGNRGYTDNRARDDYLGPRGQKFKRNGEAKSSRAYSPDLRCQECGNYHSNKP; from the coding sequence ATGGCGTTCTATAGGAAGTATTTTCCAGAGTCGATGAGAGAAACTAAGGATTTAGAGTTTATGCAGCTGAATCAAGACTCGTTGTCTATGGCCGAATACACTAGTAGGTTCGAGAATCTCTGTAGGTTCTCTAGGATATGTCAAGGTGCCCCGGAGTCCTATGAGAGTTGGAAGTGCGTTAAATATCAAGGAGGCTTGGAGGATATCATTATGGCTATTGTGACTCCTTTGGAGATTCGAATCTTTTTCGAGCTTGTGAACAAGGCAAGGGTGGTGGAAGACTGTGCCAAGAAGGAAGCTAAGGTGAGAGGAAATCGTGGTTATACTGACAACCGAGCTCGTGATGATTACCTTGGACCAAGAGGACAGAAATTTAAGAGAAATGGTGAAGCAAAGTCGTCAAGAGCTTACTCCCCTGATTTGAGGTGTCAAGAGTGTGGGAACTACCATTCGAATAAGCCATGA